From Vibrio tritonius, the proteins below share one genomic window:
- a CDS encoding four-carbon acid sugar kinase family protein → MSRPRYILADDFTGANDVGVALASAGIATHVLLSSQNKQSSVIDTGVICTDSRDLDKQDAKSALQKVAQNYHLAQQQPLLIKKVDSTLRGNIGSEIDALLSSGYSLAIVAIAAPSAGRKTVNGLCYVNDIPLAETEFASDPKSPIHSSRIAEIIQSQTTRVTVEYLSHEVNNVLQRQSFDHFYETGSEIIVCDTETHDDLYQLYQAATQLKIPTVFVTTGELTHAIVEQQATADLPLKKSKQPVLAMIGSMSEMTLTQSQYLVDEKIAEVIDLEIDNILSDNSGLYINKQTADAISRLKSGANCVVRSCKNPELRYELKNLATQYGLTQMQLAEHVRECLAELTYQIVRAAHEHIGGLILCGGDVAMATAKRLNATQYQIKGIVAGCVPWGQLESQYTPFPTFTKAGGFGDPTTFSQVIQQLHKEVRQ, encoded by the coding sequence ATGAGTAGACCCCGGTATATCCTCGCTGATGACTTTACTGGCGCAAATGATGTTGGCGTTGCCCTCGCTTCAGCAGGTATTGCAACACATGTATTACTCTCATCACAAAACAAGCAAAGCAGCGTCATCGATACCGGCGTTATTTGTACTGACTCACGAGATCTAGATAAACAAGATGCAAAATCAGCGCTACAGAAGGTCGCGCAAAACTACCATTTAGCACAACAACAACCTCTACTGATTAAGAAAGTCGATTCAACACTAAGAGGAAACATCGGTAGTGAGATTGACGCCTTACTCTCTTCGGGTTATTCCCTAGCTATTGTTGCGATAGCCGCCCCTTCGGCCGGTAGAAAAACTGTTAACGGGTTATGCTATGTCAATGACATACCACTTGCTGAGACAGAGTTTGCATCAGACCCGAAGTCCCCCATTCACTCATCACGCATTGCTGAGATTATTCAGTCTCAAACTACGCGAGTCACCGTGGAATATCTTTCTCACGAAGTAAATAATGTGCTGCAACGACAAAGTTTTGATCATTTTTATGAAACTGGTAGCGAAATTATCGTATGTGATACCGAAACTCATGATGACCTTTACCAGCTTTACCAGGCAGCAACCCAACTAAAAATACCTACCGTTTTCGTGACGACTGGAGAACTAACGCACGCTATCGTCGAACAACAAGCAACAGCTGACCTGCCATTGAAAAAGAGTAAACAGCCTGTACTCGCCATGATTGGGTCAATGAGTGAAATGACCTTGACTCAATCACAATATTTAGTCGACGAGAAAATTGCGGAAGTTATTGATCTAGAAATAGATAATATTCTCTCTGATAACAGCGGGCTTTACATCAACAAGCAAACTGCTGATGCGATAAGCCGATTAAAGTCAGGAGCCAACTGTGTAGTGCGAAGCTGCAAAAATCCAGAGCTTAGATATGAGTTAAAAAACTTAGCGACTCAATATGGTTTAACTCAAATGCAATTAGCTGAACATGTCCGTGAATGTTTAGCTGAGCTGACTTACCAAATTGTGAGAGCTGCTCATGAACATATTGGTGGGCTGATTCTATGTGGCGGAGATGTTGCCATGGCGACAGCTAAACGGTTAAACGCAACACAATATCAAATCAAGGGCATTGTGGCAGGTTGTGTACCATGGGGGCAACTTGAAAGCCAATACACACCGTTTCCAACATTTACTAAAGCTGGCGGATTTGGCGATCCGACGACGTTTTCTCAAGTTATTCAACAATTACATAAAGAGGTCAGACAATGA
- the alsE gene encoding D-allulose 6-phosphate 3-epimerase: MSEHIHISPSLMTMDLDQFKEQITFLNDHVDSFHIDIMDGHFVPNLSLSPWFIEQTRKLTNKEMSAHLMVTDPTFWVQQLIDIKCEVICMPAENINGIAFRLIDQIHAAGLKAGVVLNPETPVRDILPYIDMLDKITIMTVDPGFAGQRFLVRMLDKITELRALREEHGYHYLIEMDGSTNKAHWKVIHDSKPDIYVIGRSGLFNLANNIHSSWEMMVTEFESATGQKFA; encoded by the coding sequence ATGAGTGAACATATTCATATATCTCCATCGCTAATGACGATGGATCTGGACCAATTTAAAGAGCAAATCACTTTCCTTAATGATCATGTCGATTCATTTCACATCGATATTATGGATGGGCATTTTGTACCGAATCTAAGTTTGTCACCTTGGTTTATTGAACAAACGCGTAAGCTCACTAATAAAGAGATGTCTGCGCATCTTATGGTCACCGACCCAACATTTTGGGTACAACAACTGATTGATATCAAATGTGAAGTTATCTGCATGCCTGCTGAAAACATTAACGGCATCGCGTTTCGTCTTATCGACCAAATCCATGCCGCTGGCTTAAAGGCAGGTGTGGTTCTTAACCCAGAAACCCCCGTGCGCGATATTCTGCCTTATATCGATATGCTCGATAAAATCACTATTATGACAGTGGATCCTGGCTTTGCTGGGCAGCGCTTCTTAGTGCGGATGTTAGATAAAATCACGGAACTTCGCGCACTACGTGAGGAGCATGGCTATCACTATCTGATTGAAATGGATGGTTCAACCAACAAAGCACACTGGAAAGTGATTCATGATTCTAAACCTGACATTTACGTGATTGGCCGCAGCGGATTGTTCAACTTGGCTAACAATATTCATAGCTCATGGGAAATGATGGTCACTGAATTTGAATCGGCAACCGGGCAGAAATTCGCATAG
- a CDS encoding iron-containing alcohol dehydrogenase, with product MNIFTTVISGGLEQSLQILSKDAHLLVMTDGNVINLDKVQSLISSLDNHGYHYTLISDLPAEPNNHDVERLIDVLPTDVDVVLGIGGGSVLDISKLISVLYSGSSPSVDFFNQLLAGTKPTARIPLVLIPTTAGTGAEATPNSIIALPEKSTKVGIISPLMLPDYVVLAPELTTSMPSHITASTGIDALCHLIECYTASVSNPVGDNYAMIGMQKFFANIEKVIESPSDLTVRLNLLWASYYGGAAISHSGTHLVHALSYPLGGKYKIPHGLANSLLLVPVMKHIYPHCEEKLANVYRLLPQADMSLSDSDMASKLVVYLEHLVKMLGLPTTLNEIGIEREQLTELAAAAMQVTRLLNHSPVKVTEQEVLKLYQSITN from the coding sequence ATGAACATATTTACAACAGTAATAAGTGGTGGGCTTGAGCAGTCATTGCAGATCTTATCGAAGGATGCTCATCTGCTGGTGATGACCGACGGCAATGTAATCAATTTGGATAAAGTTCAATCGCTAATATCCTCACTGGATAATCACGGTTATCACTACACTCTCATTAGCGATCTTCCTGCAGAACCAAATAATCATGATGTTGAACGTCTAATTGACGTTTTGCCTACTGATGTTGACGTTGTACTTGGTATTGGTGGCGGCAGTGTACTGGATATTTCTAAATTGATTTCTGTTCTTTACAGCGGTTCGTCTCCTTCTGTGGACTTTTTTAATCAATTATTGGCTGGTACAAAGCCAACGGCAAGAATTCCTCTAGTACTTATTCCTACCACGGCTGGAACTGGTGCAGAAGCAACGCCTAATTCGATTATCGCTTTACCCGAGAAGTCAACGAAAGTCGGCATTATTTCCCCACTCATGCTGCCTGATTATGTGGTTTTAGCTCCAGAACTGACGACATCAATGCCATCGCATATTACTGCGTCAACGGGCATTGATGCGCTTTGTCATCTGATTGAATGTTATACAGCAAGCGTTTCAAATCCAGTTGGCGACAATTACGCCATGATTGGGATGCAAAAGTTCTTTGCCAATATAGAGAAAGTGATTGAATCACCGAGTGATCTCACTGTTCGCCTTAATTTGTTGTGGGCGTCTTATTATGGTGGTGCTGCCATATCTCATTCAGGGACACATCTTGTCCATGCTCTTTCCTATCCTTTGGGGGGCAAATATAAGATTCCTCATGGATTAGCCAATTCCTTATTACTTGTTCCTGTGATGAAGCACATTTATCCGCACTGCGAAGAAAAGCTTGCCAACGTTTATCGCTTACTTCCACAAGCAGATATGTCTCTGTCTGACTCCGACATGGCATCTAAGTTAGTCGTTTATCTAGAGCACTTGGTCAAAATGCTCGGCTTGCCAACGACGCTAAATGAAATAGGTATTGAACGAGAACAACTCACCGAACTCGCAGCGGCAGCGATGCAAGTGACTCGTTTACTCAATCACTCACCGGTAAAAGTCACAGAACAAGAAGTTCTGAAACTTTATCAAAGTATCACCAATTAA
- a CDS encoding DeoR/GlpR family DNA-binding transcription regulator, with the protein MKNQRVEQIVEYLKHHNLVTVDDLVKIVAASPATIRRDLIKLDEQGVITRTHGGVSLNRFVANQPTTNEKMLRAMREKQRIAECAATMVKAGDSIVLDAGTTSMALVKNLIDLPLQVITVDLHIALFLSEFKQIEVIVTGGTVDYSSQSTIGEHGRQLLRSINPDIAFLTCNSWSLEKGITTPTEEKAFLKRDIIQNANRKILIADSSKYGAYSLYKACDLSETTSIITDSHLDKEIQELIRAKNIDLQAV; encoded by the coding sequence ATGAAGAATCAGCGAGTTGAGCAGATAGTTGAGTACTTAAAACACCATAATTTGGTGACCGTTGATGATCTAGTCAAAATTGTGGCAGCCTCGCCTGCCACGATCAGACGAGATTTAATCAAACTGGATGAACAAGGTGTCATTACTCGAACTCATGGTGGTGTATCGCTTAACCGCTTCGTCGCAAATCAACCAACAACCAATGAGAAAATGCTGCGTGCAATGCGCGAAAAACAGCGTATTGCAGAATGTGCAGCGACGATGGTCAAGGCTGGAGATTCCATCGTTCTTGATGCAGGAACGACATCAATGGCTCTGGTAAAAAATCTTATCGACCTACCACTTCAAGTCATCACCGTTGATCTGCACATTGCTCTATTTTTATCTGAATTTAAACAAATTGAAGTGATTGTCACTGGTGGTACGGTAGACTACAGCAGCCAATCAACGATCGGAGAGCACGGACGCCAATTATTACGTTCCATCAACCCCGATATCGCGTTTTTGACCTGTAACAGTTGGAGTCTTGAAAAAGGCATAACCACCCCAACAGAAGAAAAAGCATTTCTTAAACGAGACATCATACAAAACGCGAACAGAAAAATACTCATCGCCGACAGTTCAAAATACGGTGCCTATTCTCTTTACAAAGCGTGTGATTTAAGCGAAACCACTAGCATCATCACCGATTCACATTTGGATAAAGAGATCCAAGAACTTATCCGTGCAAAAAATATCGATTTGCAGGCAGTGTAG
- the pdxA gene encoding 4-hydroxythreonine-4-phosphate dehydrogenase PdxA, which yields MKGVIGITMGDPAGIGPEIILKALNTDSLSGTNCVVFGSVEILKSIIDKKLASPQELKIITSISDAIFAPGIVNVIDVPLEDMEHFEIGKVQAQAGDLAYRCIKQATELALKGEINAIATAPLNKEALHLAGHHYPGHTELLAKLTDTKDYAMVLYTDTLRVIHVTTHIALLKFLQTLNKTRVNTVIDIADKFMRKAGFANPRIAVAGVNPHAGENGLFGHEELEILNPSISEMREQGVDVYGPCPPDTVFLQASQGQYDIVVAMYHDQGHIPLKLMGFYDGVNITAGLPFFRTSADHGTAFDIAWTGKANPESMVKSVELAVKLSKI from the coding sequence ATGAAAGGTGTCATTGGTATCACAATGGGCGATCCTGCGGGTATTGGTCCAGAAATCATCCTAAAAGCGCTTAATACCGATTCACTTTCGGGTACGAATTGTGTTGTTTTTGGTAGCGTTGAAATACTGAAATCGATTATCGACAAAAAGCTCGCTTCTCCACAAGAGTTGAAAATCATTACATCTATCAGCGACGCTATATTTGCTCCGGGGATCGTGAATGTCATTGACGTTCCTCTTGAGGATATGGAGCACTTTGAAATTGGTAAAGTACAAGCTCAGGCTGGCGATCTTGCCTATCGTTGTATCAAACAAGCTACCGAATTGGCTTTGAAGGGCGAAATCAATGCCATCGCTACTGCCCCACTGAATAAAGAAGCACTTCATTTAGCAGGGCATCATTATCCGGGTCATACCGAATTGCTGGCAAAGTTAACGGATACAAAAGATTACGCTATGGTGCTCTACACTGACACTCTTCGTGTTATTCATGTAACAACCCATATAGCGCTATTGAAGTTTCTACAAACATTGAATAAAACTCGCGTTAATACTGTCATTGACATTGCTGATAAGTTCATGAGAAAAGCCGGATTTGCCAATCCTAGAATTGCAGTCGCTGGTGTTAATCCCCACGCAGGTGAAAATGGATTGTTTGGTCATGAAGAACTTGAAATTCTCAATCCAAGCATTTCTGAAATGCGTGAACAGGGTGTAGATGTCTATGGTCCTTGCCCCCCAGACACGGTCTTCTTACAAGCCTCTCAAGGTCAATACGATATTGTGGTTGCAATGTACCATGACCAAGGACACATCCCTCTGAAATTGATGGGCTTTTACGATGGTGTTAACATCACAGCGGGTTTGCCATTTTTCCGCACCTCAGCAGACCATGGGACCGCATTTGACATCGCTTGGACGGGTAAAGCCAATCCCGAAAGCATGGTTAAATCGGTAGAGTTAGCCGTTAAATTGAGCAAAATATGA
- a CDS encoding PTS fructose transporter subunit IIB gives MNIVGVSACTVGIAHTYIAQKKIVDAAKKAGDNVKIETQGTIGIENTLTDEDIRNADIVILACDVNISGEQRFEGKKVVKVPTQTAIKSPNKLIEKLHELINQ, from the coding sequence ATGAATATTGTAGGTGTTTCAGCGTGCACAGTCGGAATTGCACACACATATATCGCACAAAAGAAAATCGTCGATGCGGCTAAAAAAGCGGGGGACAATGTAAAAATTGAAACTCAAGGCACGATTGGTATCGAAAACACATTGACCGATGAAGACATTAGAAATGCAGACATTGTTATCTTAGCTTGTGACGTCAATATCTCCGGAGAACAACGCTTCGAAGGTAAGAAAGTCGTTAAAGTTCCCACCCAAACAGCGATTAAGTCTCCCAATAAACTGATTGAGAAATTGCACGAGCTGATTAATCAATAA
- a CDS encoding PTS sugar transporter subunit IIA yields the protein MDITKILTVKHVKLNMVATTKAEAIEELTDLLWKEGAISSREDFISDVWKREEQGSTGFENHIAIPHGKSSAVNHTALVIGRTDNDIPWESLDGSDIRCIILFAVRLEDQNTTHIRLLTQVASALADEEIVDQLLKEKDPQNIVNLFSQYAEAEC from the coding sequence ATGGACATCACGAAAATTCTCACAGTGAAACATGTAAAACTGAATATGGTTGCGACGACCAAAGCGGAAGCGATTGAAGAGCTAACCGATTTACTTTGGAAAGAGGGGGCGATTAGCAGTCGTGAAGATTTTATTAGCGACGTATGGAAGCGCGAAGAGCAAGGTTCCACCGGCTTTGAAAATCACATTGCTATTCCTCATGGTAAATCTTCAGCGGTGAATCATACCGCGCTTGTGATTGGACGCACTGACAACGACATTCCCTGGGAGAGCCTCGATGGCAGCGATATTCGTTGCATCATTTTGTTCGCCGTTCGTCTTGAAGATCAAAATACCACTCATATTCGCCTATTAACTCAAGTGGCCAGTGCTCTTGCGGATGAAGAGATTGTAGACCAGTTACTCAAAGAAAAAGATCCACAAAATATCGTTAATCTCTTTAGCCAATATGCTGAAGCAGAATGCTAA
- a CDS encoding PTS fructose transporter subunit IIC, which produces MTIKEIWKAANPKGHLLTAISFLIPIVCGAGFIIAIGMAMGGTAQDSLVSGQFDLWQSLATMGAKALGLLPVVIACGIAGSIAGKPGIAPGFVVGLAANAISAGFIGGMIGGYLAGYIALGIIKNVKVPDWAKGLMPTLIVPFFASLASGLIMIYIIGTPIGIFTDGLTSFLRSMGTSSNLIVGAVIGALCIVDFGGPINKTCFAFVLTLQAQGINEPITALQLVNTATPIGFGLAYWISSLMRKNIYNHEEIETLKSAVPMGVVNIVEGSIPIVMNDIIRGIVAAAIGGACGGAVTMVYGADATVPFGGVLMIPTMSNPMAGVMALVVNILVTGIVYAIIKKEVPRDVVINNDDQEEEIDLDDIKIS; this is translated from the coding sequence ATGACTATTAAAGAAATATGGAAAGCAGCAAATCCGAAAGGGCATTTGCTGACCGCTATCTCGTTTTTGATTCCAATTGTTTGTGGTGCAGGTTTTATTATTGCTATCGGTATGGCAATGGGTGGTACGGCGCAAGATTCCTTAGTGTCTGGGCAGTTTGACTTATGGCAGTCACTCGCCACTATGGGGGCAAAAGCACTCGGACTATTACCCGTCGTCATAGCCTGTGGGATCGCTGGTTCAATTGCAGGTAAGCCCGGTATTGCACCTGGATTTGTGGTGGGACTTGCGGCTAACGCTATCAGCGCTGGCTTTATCGGTGGCATGATCGGCGGTTATCTAGCAGGGTATATCGCACTTGGCATCATCAAAAATGTTAAAGTGCCCGACTGGGCGAAAGGTTTAATGCCAACCTTGATTGTGCCATTTTTTGCCTCACTCGCCAGCGGTCTTATCATGATTTACATCATTGGTACGCCAATTGGTATTTTCACCGATGGTTTGACCTCTTTCTTAAGAAGCATGGGGACATCTTCTAATTTAATTGTGGGTGCAGTGATCGGCGCGCTGTGTATTGTCGATTTTGGTGGCCCAATTAATAAAACGTGTTTTGCTTTTGTATTAACACTACAAGCGCAAGGTATTAATGAACCAATTACCGCATTACAATTAGTCAATACGGCAACCCCAATTGGTTTTGGTTTAGCGTATTGGATCAGTAGCTTAATGCGCAAAAATATTTATAACCATGAAGAAATTGAAACTTTAAAATCAGCAGTGCCAATGGGCGTAGTAAATATTGTTGAAGGTTCAATTCCGATTGTTATGAATGACATTATTCGCGGTATTGTAGCCGCTGCGATTGGTGGTGCTTGTGGCGGTGCAGTTACCATGGTGTATGGCGCGGATGCAACTGTCCCATTTGGCGGTGTGCTGATGATTCCTACCATGTCAAACCCAATGGCGGGTGTGATGGCATTAGTGGTTAACATCTTGGTTACCGGTATTGTCTATGCGATTATCAAAAAAGAAGTTCCTCGTGATGTGGTCATTAATAATGACGACCAAGAGGAAGAGATCGATCTAGACGATATTAAAATTAGTTAA
- a CDS encoding ABC-F family ATP-binding cassette domain-containing protein translates to MSTLLSAQSIHFQTSSTILFEALSFTLRKGDRIGLVGHNGCGKSTLLQLLYGSKIPSSGEITVAKQCLMERVEQSLPQELENVTLMNALLAKLPEDDREQEQWRVELLLAEIGFSEQDWGLNVGSLSGGQHTRLLLSRALISQPDLLLLDEPSNHLDLPTLLWLEHFLLHWQGSFVLVSHDRRLLDKVTNCTWILRDKTLNYFQLPCSAALTEQERVDEAARLRNLSEQKEINRVEQSAKRLANWGRVYDNEDLARKAKTMERRVERLKESQTELTSGTPWQLSLKGERLNANQLVTMSDLGVVPARHGPQLFSIEEQMVKSGDRIAIIGRNGCGKSSLLKMLWQHCIKVVESEGNIRFHPRCRVGFYDQSLKQLHDDDTLIDALDTFTNVGEEARKIALISAGFEYSRHSQFVGDLSGGERSRLLMLALSLAQYHLLMLDEPTNHLDLNDKEQLAATLNQFDGGILVVTHDRELIEKSCNRFWLIQDGLLTEWHDLEKLYSVIDGNSTTRTVRIGDSKSQSVDELTQQKSEQICEETLLEQLCHLETLLEEDLKRKPKHQKPNLQHQWREEITRISQLLSLEL, encoded by the coding sequence ATGAGCACTTTATTATCTGCACAATCTATTCATTTTCAAACGTCTTCGACAATTTTGTTTGAAGCACTTTCATTCACCCTCAGAAAAGGCGATCGCATCGGTCTTGTAGGCCATAATGGTTGCGGAAAAAGTACATTATTACAGTTACTCTACGGCAGTAAGATTCCCAGTTCTGGTGAGATCACGGTTGCTAAACAATGTTTGATGGAACGAGTCGAACAATCTCTGCCACAAGAATTAGAGAACGTCACCCTAATGAATGCTCTATTAGCGAAGCTACCGGAAGATGACCGAGAGCAAGAGCAATGGCGTGTTGAATTGCTTCTCGCTGAAATAGGGTTTTCAGAGCAAGATTGGGGGTTAAATGTTGGGAGTCTAAGTGGCGGTCAACACACGCGGCTGTTGTTATCGCGAGCGCTTATTTCACAACCTGATTTATTACTGCTTGATGAACCGAGCAACCATCTTGATCTACCGACCTTACTTTGGTTAGAGCATTTCCTTTTGCATTGGCAAGGCAGTTTTGTACTTGTATCTCATGACCGACGGTTATTGGACAAGGTGACGAACTGTACTTGGATACTGAGAGATAAAACCCTCAACTATTTTCAGTTGCCGTGTTCTGCTGCCTTAACGGAGCAGGAAAGAGTAGACGAAGCCGCGAGGTTGAGAAATCTTTCCGAACAAAAGGAAATTAACCGAGTAGAACAAAGTGCCAAGCGATTAGCAAACTGGGGGAGGGTTTATGATAACGAAGACTTGGCAAGAAAAGCCAAGACGATGGAGAGGCGGGTTGAACGACTAAAAGAATCACAAACCGAATTAACCAGTGGTACGCCATGGCAACTTAGCTTAAAAGGCGAGCGGCTAAACGCGAACCAATTAGTAACGATGAGTGATTTAGGTGTTGTACCTGCACGCCATGGACCACAACTGTTTTCTATTGAAGAACAAATGGTAAAAAGTGGTGATCGAATCGCCATCATTGGTCGCAATGGTTGTGGTAAATCGTCATTGCTGAAAATGTTATGGCAGCACTGCATTAAGGTAGTGGAATCTGAAGGCAACATAAGGTTTCATCCTCGTTGTCGCGTCGGTTTCTATGATCAGAGCCTGAAACAGTTGCACGATGATGACACCCTAATTGATGCACTCGATACGTTCACTAATGTCGGTGAGGAAGCCCGCAAAATAGCGTTAATCAGTGCTGGGTTTGAATACAGTAGACATTCGCAATTCGTCGGTGATTTGAGTGGTGGAGAACGTTCTAGATTACTTATGCTTGCTCTATCTCTCGCTCAGTATCACCTACTGATGTTGGATGAGCCGACAAACCATTTGGATCTCAATGATAAGGAGCAACTTGCCGCTACACTTAATCAATTTGATGGGGGGATACTAGTCGTTACCCATGATCGCGAACTGATTGAAAAAAGTTGTAACCGTTTCTGGCTTATCCAAGATGGGCTGTTAACGGAGTGGCACGATCTTGAAAAGCTCTATTCCGTTATAGATGGCAACTCGACCACTCGAACAGTTCGGATTGGTGATTCAAAAAGCCAATCGGTGGATGAACTTACCCAACAGAAAAGTGAGCAGATTTGTGAGGAAACCTTGTTAGAACAGCTTTGTCATTTGGAGACATTACTTGAGGAGGATTTGAAGCGAAAACCGAAGCATCAAAAGCCCAATCTACAACACCAGTGGCGCGAAGAGATTACGCGTATTTCACAGTTGCTGAGTCTTGAATTGTAA
- a CDS encoding BglG family transcription antiterminator — protein MKMITSRQHKLLRILLQQREYSTLFCLAERLGVSKKTIQRDLNIINEYLSESNIHVDTKAGAGVLLVAGSTTDLLQLEQQINGETDEADGVMGHTRRIKIASWLLSETPKETSINKLSERYFISNASIVNDLRIIEDWITPLGLQLIRSQSGTRIKGNENNVRQAMAALINGLMNHQDPGTVNHSRLDQGSYKGLVQYFGVDDVAFVQVLLQEMEQELSYPLGEPYYINIFTHILIMMHRRTRGNLLSNPDHVAAQSPEDSAFIVANKMVEKIEQHIHLSLPEDEVWFIYQYIISSGVLVVENQSHSLLHTELLSDQARDITLLLVTRFSQLINIDLVSDTQLYEGLVVHIRPLINRLHYKIVIRNPLLDDIKNEIADVYQLTRIAVENIFITNAQQSVSDDEVGYLAVHFQAAIERQITHKRVLLVCSTGVGTSHLLKSRILRAFPDWEIVAAVPSDSLPSVSQQLAPDLVISTVHVPEIETPVVYVTAFLNDADLQRVTDKLITEKLHQACDAYAVTRS, from the coding sequence ATGAAAATGATTACCTCAAGACAGCATAAATTATTGCGTATATTATTACAGCAGCGTGAATATTCAACATTATTCTGTTTGGCTGAGCGGCTTGGTGTATCGAAGAAAACGATACAACGTGATTTAAATATAATTAATGAATATTTATCGGAGTCAAATATTCATGTCGACACTAAAGCTGGGGCGGGTGTATTACTAGTGGCGGGAAGCACTACCGACCTTTTGCAATTAGAACAACAGATCAACGGTGAAACAGACGAAGCGGATGGCGTAATGGGCCATACTCGACGGATAAAAATTGCATCTTGGCTACTCAGTGAAACGCCCAAAGAAACGTCGATCAACAAGCTTTCTGAACGTTATTTTATCAGTAATGCCTCTATTGTTAATGACTTAAGAATTATTGAGGATTGGATCACGCCGCTTGGATTACAGTTGATACGTAGCCAAAGTGGTACGCGCATCAAGGGCAATGAAAACAATGTCCGGCAAGCGATGGCGGCCTTAATTAATGGTCTGATGAACCATCAAGACCCTGGCACGGTCAACCATTCACGCTTAGATCAGGGTAGCTATAAAGGTTTGGTACAATATTTTGGTGTCGATGATGTGGCTTTCGTGCAAGTGTTATTGCAGGAGATGGAACAGGAATTATCCTACCCATTAGGCGAACCATACTACATTAATATATTTACTCATATTTTGATCATGATGCACCGTCGTACTCGGGGCAACTTATTGAGTAATCCAGACCACGTAGCTGCACAATCGCCTGAAGATTCAGCATTTATAGTTGCGAATAAAATGGTGGAGAAAATAGAACAGCATATTCATTTGTCGTTACCAGAAGATGAAGTATGGTTCATCTACCAATATATTATTTCCTCAGGTGTGCTGGTGGTAGAAAATCAAAGCCACAGTTTGCTCCATACGGAATTATTAAGTGATCAGGCAAGAGATATTACATTGCTGTTAGTAACTCGATTTTCGCAATTAATTAATATTGACCTTGTTAGTGATACCCAGTTATATGAAGGTTTGGTCGTACATATTAGGCCGCTTATAAATCGCCTCCACTATAAAATTGTGATTCGCAATCCGCTATTGGATGATATTAAAAATGAAATAGCCGATGTTTATCAATTAACACGAATTGCAGTGGAGAATATTTTTATTACCAATGCTCAACAGTCTGTTTCAGACGATGAGGTTGGTTATCTTGCTGTGCATTTTCAGGCAGCGATAGAACGGCAAATTACACATAAGCGCGTGTTGCTGGTGTGTTCTACCGGAGTTGGCACATCTCACTTACTGAAAAGTCGGATTTTACGTGCGTTTCCTGACTGGGAAATTGTAGCGGCTGTGCCATCTGATAGTTTGCCAAGTGTGAGCCAGCAACTGGCTCCAGACCTGGTGATTTCGACGGTTCATGTTCCTGAAATCGAAACGCCAGTGGTGTATGTCACGGCATTTCTTAATGATGCCGATCTCCAAAGGGTTACCGATAAACTGATAACAGAAAAGCTGCACCAAGCGTGCGATGCCTATGCTGTTACTCGATCTTAA